In a single window of the Arcobacter sp. CECT 8986 genome:
- the mqnP gene encoding menaquinone biosynthesis prenyltransferase MqnP, with amino-acid sequence MEKLNKLLNDFSELVMFKHSVFSLPFIFIAMVVGAKGWFGFKLLILGVLAALTARNFAMAVNRYLDRDIDALNPRTVNRPNVDGRISPSQMLAFIIVNAIGFVVVAYFVNDLAFKISIPILIVIGSYSYFKRFSFLAHLILGISLGLAPIAGVVAVTESIPLWTVLLSIGVMFWVAGFDLLYSLQDIDVDKKLGLHSIPSKFGAKNTMNISKVFHLLTVIFWLLFVIQSESSIFGYIAVVVSALMLTYEHYLVNKDFRKIDRAFFTVNGYLGIVFFILIVIDNI; translated from the coding sequence ATGGAAAAATTAAATAAACTTTTAAATGATTTTAGTGAACTAGTAATGTTCAAACACTCTGTATTCTCATTACCATTTATTTTTATTGCAATGGTAGTAGGTGCAAAAGGATGGTTTGGGTTCAAGCTTCTTATCTTAGGAGTTTTAGCAGCATTAACTGCAAGAAACTTTGCAATGGCTGTAAATAGATATTTAGATAGAGATATAGATGCATTAAACCCAAGAACGGTAAACAGACCAAATGTTGATGGAAGAATAAGTCCATCTCAAATGTTAGCTTTTATTATTGTAAATGCTATTGGTTTTGTTGTTGTTGCATATTTTGTAAATGATTTAGCTTTTAAAATTTCTATACCAATTTTGATAGTAATTGGCTCTTATTCATACTTTAAAAGATTTTCTTTTTTAGCTCACTTAATACTTGGAATATCATTAGGACTTGCTCCAATCGCTGGTGTTGTTGCAGTGACTGAATCTATTCCTTTATGGACAGTTTTATTAAGTATTGGAGTTATGTTTTGGGTTGCTGGATTTGACTTATTGTATTCTCTTCAAGATATTGATGTAGATAAAAAACTAGGACTTCACTCAATCCCAAGTAAATTTGGTGCAAAAAATACTATGAATATCTCTAAAGTATTTCACTTATTGACAGTGATTTTCTGGCTTTTATTTGTAATACAATCAGAAAGCTCAATATTTGGATATATTGCTGTGGTTGTAAGTGCATTGATGCTTACATATGAGCATTATCTTGTAAATAAAGACTTTAGAAAAATTGATAGAGCATTTTTTACTGTTAATGGATATTTAGGAATTGTATTTTTTATATTAATAGTAATAGATAATATTTAA
- the rpmE gene encoding 50S ribosomal protein L31 produces MKKDIHPDYKTCTVTCACGNSFETKSNVEALRVDICSACHPFFTGEQKIVDAAGRVEKFKAKYNLNK; encoded by the coding sequence GTGAAAAAAGACATTCACCCAGATTACAAAACTTGTACAGTTACTTGTGCTTGTGGAAATTCATTTGAAACAAAATCAAATGTAGAAGCATTAAGAGTTGATATTTGTTCAGCTTGTCACCCATTCTTTACTGGAGAGCAAAAAATCGTTGATGCTGCTGGTAGAGTAGAGAAATTCAAAGCTAAATATAACTTAAACAAATAA
- the rsmI gene encoding 16S rRNA (cytidine(1402)-2'-O)-methyltransferase: MLTLVPTPIGNLEDVSLRALKALEEAELIFCEDTRVTKKLLGLFSQKHNINFENKEYKSYHSHNENQILKTLDVKLFEKNVVYVSDAGMPCVSDPGATLVDFCIKNNIKYNVIPGANAVLTAYAMSGFIYNTFTFHGFLPHKGSDRTNKLKSIMESDKLGILYESPHRLLKLLEEVTKIDENRTIFIVKELTKLHQESFKDSAKNIFENFKNMNIKGEWVILIEPVISQGEALNISDIQDLDLAPKVKAKLLSKLTGRKTKDIYQELL; encoded by the coding sequence TTGTTAACTTTAGTTCCAACTCCAATAGGAAATCTTGAAGATGTATCTTTAAGAGCACTAAAAGCCTTAGAGGAGGCGGAACTAATTTTTTGTGAAGATACTAGAGTAACAAAAAAACTTCTTGGGCTTTTTAGCCAAAAACACAATATAAATTTTGAAAATAAAGAGTACAAATCTTACCACTCACATAATGAAAACCAAATACTAAAAACACTTGATGTAAAACTATTTGAAAAAAATGTAGTTTATGTAAGTGATGCAGGTATGCCTTGTGTAAGTGACCCTGGTGCTACACTTGTTGATTTTTGTATAAAAAACAATATCAAATATAATGTAATTCCTGGAGCAAATGCTGTTTTAACTGCTTATGCAATGAGTGGATTTATTTATAATACTTTTACTTTTCATGGCTTTTTACCACACAAAGGTAGTGATAGAACAAACAAACTAAAGTCAATAATGGAAAGTGATAAATTAGGTATCCTTTATGAGTCACCACACCGGTTACTAAAACTACTTGAAGAGGTTACAAAAATTGATGAGAATAGAACTATATTTATAGTAAAAGAATTGACAAAACTCCATCAAGAATCTTTTAAAGATAGTGCAAAAAATATATTTGAAAACTTTAAAAATATGAATATTAAAGGTGAATGGGTTATTTTAATAGAGCCTGTTATTTCTCAAGGAGAAGCACTTAATATATCAGATATTCAAGATTTAGATTTAGCTCCTAAAGTAAAAGCAAAACTTCTTTCTAAACTTACAGGAAGAAAAACAAAAGATATCTATCAAGAACTTTTATAA
- the miaA gene encoding tRNA (adenosine(37)-N6)-dimethylallyltransferase MiaA yields MKQIAIIGSTASGKTALALDIAHKTNSIILSLDSLSVYKQIDIASAKPTVKERGDIIHFGIDEVYPNENFDVIQFIDCYKKAKDFASSNNKNLIIVGGTGFYLKALVEGISLGVDTKQKLDISKEEAYEFLYNLDKEYMEKIASNDSYRIEKAYAIYKQTGKTPSEFFSENKKEPIAKDLKIFEITWPRDELRKRISLRTKQMIKDGVIDEVIFLEKKYTRLPNCMSSIGIIETLEYLDGKISKEQLEEKISINTAKLAKRQNTFNNSQFLENKTSNIIQNLNSEIIKFF; encoded by the coding sequence ATGAAACAAATAGCAATAATAGGTTCAACCGCTTCAGGAAAAACTGCATTAGCATTAGATATTGCACATAAAACGAATTCTATTATTCTATCATTGGATTCACTTTCTGTTTATAAACAAATAGATATTGCTTCTGCAAAGCCAACTGTAAAAGAAAGAGGAGATATTATTCATTTTGGGATAGATGAAGTATATCCAAACGAAAACTTTGATGTAATTCAGTTTATTGATTGTTATAAAAAAGCCAAAGATTTTGCATCATCAAATAATAAAAATTTGATTATTGTAGGGGGAACTGGGTTTTATTTAAAAGCTTTAGTCGAAGGTATTTCTCTTGGTGTAGATACAAAACAAAAACTTGACATATCAAAAGAAGAAGCATATGAGTTTTTATATAATCTTGATAAAGAGTATATGGAAAAAATTGCCTCAAATGACTCATACAGAATAGAAAAAGCTTATGCTATTTATAAACAAACAGGCAAAACTCCAAGCGAGTTTTTTAGTGAAAATAAAAAAGAACCAATTGCAAAAGATTTGAAAATTTTTGAGATAACTTGGCCAAGAGATGAACTAAGAAAAAGAATATCTCTTCGTACAAAACAGATGATAAAAGATGGGGTTATTGATGAAGTTATATTTTTAGAAAAAAAATATACAAGATTACCAAATTGTATGAGTTCTATTGGAATTATTGAAACATTAGAATATCTTGATGGAAAGATATCAAAAGAGCAGTTAGAAGAGAAAATATCTATAAATACTGCAAAACTTGCAAAAAGGCAAAATACATTCAATAATTCTCAATTTTTGGAAAATAAAACTTCAAATATTATACAGAACTTAAATTCAGAGATTATTAAGTTTTTTTAG